The proteins below are encoded in one region of Phaseolus vulgaris cultivar G19833 chromosome 1, P. vulgaris v2.0, whole genome shotgun sequence:
- the LOC137813479 gene encoding uncharacterized protein At1g21580 isoform X1, translating into MDQHHFLHHHHYHHPQDHRTTRYTSLNPQSHHHHHHNNLPPPPPAPPPPLSYHRTLHTPPAPQPYTPSTPQHQQQQQQQQQFSFNHHTTLPHRSLEDDSRSLPYDLLPRRASAIPWNPNPRTDDFDREFHHHHHRPPPPPPPPIETLRYDPGRRERLVVDPYEQNPREALAWGGGDYHAPSQGDVEPSPYVRVYSVECDADVAGRGSRVESKRWVMSDRERERGRELHESSSNLVSKGSNSDKYYHGSDNVGRYSRGNSRECGHEFARTPPKKQVQKKSALLRIQTVKPNHRNREVEQSRYPGYGPEGSNGFFRGKEQYLAHGVKGEEREGSPVEIDISFESNSLVAKAIVAPPSSSVSVPDLNVTPVLDSDLGSGDRNKRISGSDGYCSGLQQPFRVSSVVVVDLNRSPSKGNDRSSLGKEVIVRKNVEDGSSRSRTREADDSRGKNVVPNSVKVGNVCSGKSTMTVVKKKKIVKKVVKKATANSKTSVSNSLPAKRLPGTVKVESAALSSSTASVPDKIGANSDEKRNIVDEVAGPDCLHSLPKEGNVLKEEKEGGLLQLSLGPDSTSQECSRSDKDSDNREVSRFEVERDGNILKFPSCASSSEDKKSDSDCLNANHNVLDNGNIISMHDNSNTSDCLDANNSVPNTYMVTEFLSGSTISEVNHMDYDNKQLCQNEVSLSLGKYSNIQSPLNNNLEDVGDELLKTSDTFSSSRKTRIQDCLQHASALKHISDDGSSNLEDCISVHCSGIMDDAGKQLTHGDVTIHPENCETGKAFPNSNILAGSGEGDSKKIKKKRSRTQLNFLSSEMESLSTDHVNPVSLANNVDGITSLLVKDPSACEVLDQSVENDVDSITGLDGVTALHEKGGVLESQFYAANNSNDDASEVSPSSKRKKVTANPIFTHCQSEISAMIVVTTTSNAEAPVNFNDNQEHQKEVALSSMGVCIPSSAQSMSYSEDITKMSVNILSGGSFDFIDANRETSFSPCEDLAFQNDQFSPLEGECTENITPVVLVSDTQTDVLELGNIMGEKTDLQAVKENYQYKDFVQRSPRADMEPNDLNVKNDLLAQQNLMSCPASGDEVTTSNSNDELIVDAPGALSDIFSQGMASEVPDRRVLELTAINDENICGVEENTSSVQEMKQNGRSDHAFGHNMMIKKTISESSQVSSKVTTQALNSYRFGLSGTKNQSGSVIPKTFPGHSLTFSRSETKSSASSTHVSKPRTWHRTGNPPISLPRINSVGTIPSKRPILERKGNFQNTSYVRKGNSLVRKPTPVSALPQISSVNQSSSLGFDDVSKGTKSESRVDLTNQPMYLRAGATYSQQRQRTPPLPINTKSEENTSSSLVEPPSGGSCENVSDPTSFIEINNNVRNSSEDTLKHYEIPENQPVPLDNGESQVEANNGNPLSLNTKRIVYIKPKTNQLVATSNSCDVSVPADDNGQTAFSDAYYKRRKNQLVRTTFESHNNQTAIVPNGKANSDGQGTSNALCNRRFSKKRLNKVGRSSCKRSRASLVWTLCSKSSSENDRNSRHYQKVLPQLFPWKRATFASSFNSSSVSAISKKLLQLRKRDTVYTRSKHGFSLWKSRVLGVGGCSLKWSKSIEKNSKQANEEATLAVAAVEKKKREQKNAVCISSQSKMVDCAGERIFRFGSVRYRMDPSRRTLQRISVDESQSSASTSSGLASKSAYIPRRLVIGSDDICRYVRIGNGNQLIRDPKKRTRKLANEKVRWSLHTARQRLARKQYCQFFTRFGKCKKDGGKCPYIHDPSKIAVCTKFLNGLCSTPNCKLTHQVIPERMPDCSYFLQGLCSNSNCPYRHVNVNPNASICEGFLRGYCADGNEVLTNQCRKKHSYVCPTFEATGTCTEGAKCKLHHPKKQRKGKKRKRSGDQNNTRGRYFGSIPADVSESGLMVAPKRHKQSEIEEELSDYISLDVVSEEVADTDDLSFDPAVFCENDSLDDFDELIKPVLLLKRKFTSQSPNSHILEASAGDVGRL; encoded by the exons ATGGATCAGCACCACttcctccaccaccaccactacCACCACCCTCAGGACCACCGCACAACCCGCTACACTTCCCTCAACCCTCAATCgcatcaccaccaccaccataaCAACCTCCCTCCGCCGCCGCCCGCTCCGCCGCCGCCTCTCTCCTACCACCGCACCCTCCACACGCCTCCCGCGCCGCAACCCTACACCCCTTCTACACCCCAACACCAAcaacagcagcagcagcaacaacAATTCTCTTTCAACCATCACACAACTCTCCCACACCGCTCCCTCGAAGATGATTCCCGCTCTCTCCCCTACGACCTCCTCCCTCGCCGCGCCTCTGCCATCCCCTGGAACCCTAACCCTAGAACTGACGATTTCGACCGCGAATTTCACCATCACCACCACCGCCCTCCGCCACCACCGCCTCCCCCGATCGAAACCCTACGCTACGACCCCGGGCGCCGTGAGCGCCTCGTGGTGGATCCCTATGAGCAGAATCCCAGGGAGGCACTCGCGTGGGGCGGCGGTGACTACCACGCGCCGAGCCAGGGCGACGTAGAGCCTTCTCCTTACGTGCGCGTGTACAGCGTGGAATGCGATGCTGACGTGGCGGGCAGAGGGTCCCGGGTCGAGAGCAAGAGGTGGGTGATGAGTGATAGAGAGAGGGAGAGGGGAAGAGAGTTGCACGAGTCTTCTTCTAATTTGGTTAGCAAGGGTAGTAACAGTGATAAATATTATCATGGTTCTGATAATGTGGGTAGGTATAGTAGAGGGAATAGTAGGGAGTGTGGTCATGAATTCGCACGCACTCCTCCTAAGAAACAGGTGCAGAAGAAGAGCGCGCTTCTTAGGATTCAGACTGTTAAACCTAATCATAGGAACCGTGAGGTTGAGCAGTCACGGTACCCCGGTTATGGACCTGAAGGTAGCAATGGCTTTTTCAGGGGGAAGGAGCAATATTTGGCTCATGGGGTTAAGGGGGAAGAGAGAGAAGGGAGCCCTGTTGAGATTGATATCTCTTTTGAGTCCAATTCTCTGGTGGCCAAGGCTATTGTTGCGCCGCCTTCGAGTTCAGTGTCTGTTCCTGATTTGAATGTGACGCCGGTTTTGGATTCGGATTTGGGTTCTGGGGATAGGAATAAAAGGATTTCGGGCTCTGATGGCTATTGTTCGGGTTTGCAGCAGCCGTTTAGAGTGTCTTCTGTTGTGGTTGTGGATTTAAATAGGTCGCCTAGTAAAGGGAATGATAGGTCTAGTTTGGGGAAGGAGGTTATTGTGCGGAAGAATGTTGAGGATGGTTCTTCTCGGTCTCGCACCAGGGAGGCTGATGATTCTCGTGGGAAAAATGTGGTGCCAAATTCGGTCAAAGTTGGCAATGTCTGTTCTGGTAAATCGACCATGACGGTtgtcaagaagaagaaaattgttAAGAAAGTGGTGAAGAAAGCGACTGCAAACTCTAAGACATCTGTGTCAAATTCACTGCCGGCAAAAAGGCTTCCTGGAACTGTGAAAGTGGAGAGTGCTGCACTGAGTTCGTCAACTGCCTCTGTTCCTGACAAAATTGGAGCTAATTCAGATGAGAAAAGGAACATTGTTGATGAGGTGGCTGGGCCAGACTGTTTGCACTCTTTGCCAAAGGAAGGAAATGtattgaaagaagaaaaagagggaggtttgctgcagCTGAGTTTGGGGCCAGATTCCACATCGCAAGAGTGTAGTAGGAGTGACAAAGATTCTGATAATAGGGAAGTATCCAGGTTTGAAGTTGAAAGAGATGGAAACATTCTAAAATTTCCATCTTGTGCATCTAGTAGTGAAGATAAGAAGAGTGATTCAGATTGTTTAAATGCAAATCATAATGTCCTTGATAATGGAAATATTATTTCTATGCATGATAATTCAAATACTTCCGATTGTTTAGATGCAAATAATTCTGTTCCAAATACTTACATGGTTACTGAATTCTTAAGTGGAAGCACTATTTCTGAAGTCAATCACATGGATTATGATAATAAGCAATTGTGTCAGAATGAAGTGTCTCTATCACTTGGGAAATATTCAAATATACAGTCCCCACTGAATAACAATCTTGAAGATGTAGGGGATGAACTATTAAAAACCAGTGATACTTTTTCAAGTTCAAGAAAAACTAGGATTCAAGATTGCCTACAACATGCCAGTGCACTGAAGCACATTTCTGATGATGGATCATCTAATTTAGAAGATTGTATTAGTGTTCACTGCTCTGGTATCATGGATGATGCTGGAAAGCAATTGACCCATGGTGATGTCACCATACACCCTGAGAATTGTGAGACAGGAAAAGCATTCCCAAATTCTAATATTTTAGCTGGATCTGGTGAAGGGGACtcaaagaagataaaaaagaaaagatctAGAACACAATTAAATTTTTTGAGTTCAGAGATGGAGTCCTTATCTACAGATCATGTAAATCCTGTTAGCCTTGCAAATAATGTGGATGGAATCACAAGTCTATTGGTGAAAGATCCATCTGCTTGTGAAGTTTTAGATCAATCTGTTGAAAACGATGTTGACTCAATAACTGGTCTGGATGGGGTTACTGCTTTACATGAGAAAGGGGGGGTTTTAGAGTCTCAGTTTTATGCTGCAAATAACAGCAACGATGATGCAAGTGAGGTTTCACCATCTTCTAAAAGGAAAAAAGTGACAGCTAACCCAATTTTCACTCATTGTCAATCGGAAATCAGTGCTATGATTGTAGTTACCACAACGTCTAATGCTGAAGCTCCTGTCAATTTCAATGATAACCAAGAACATCAGAAAGAAGTTGCTTTGTCAAGCATGGGTGTGTGTATTCCGTCTTCTGCTCAGTCAATGTCTTATTCGGAGGATATTACTAAAATGTCTGTCAATATTTTGAGTGGAGGATCTTTTGACTTCATTGATGCAAATAGGGAAACCTCTTTTTCACCATGTGAGGATTTGGCATTTCAAAACGATCAGTTCTCACCATTGGAAGGTGAGTGCACAGAAAACATTACTCCAGTTGTGCTTGTGAGTGATACTCAAACTGATGTTTTAGAACTTGGAAATATAATGGGAGAAAAGACTGATTTACAGGCCGTTAAGGAAAATTACCAATATAAAGACTTTGTGCAAAGGTCACCAAGAGCTGATATGGAACCTAATGATCTCAATGTGAAGAATGATTTGCTTGCTCAGCAGAACCTTATGTCCTGTCCAGCCAGTGGTGACGAAGTCACTACAAGTAATTCGAATGATGAATTGATTGTGGATGCACCTGGTGCATTATCAGATATCTTTTCTCAAGGGATGGCATCTGAAGTACCGGATAGAAGGGTTTTAGAATTGACAGCAATCAATGATGAAAATATCTGTGGGGTTGAAGAAAATACTTCATCAGTACAGGAGATGAAACAGAACGGTAGGTCAGATCATGCATTTGGACATAATATGATGATAAAGAAAACAATTTCAGAATCATCCCAAGTATCTTCCAAAGTTACAACTCAGGCTCTAAATTCATATCGTTTTGGGTTGAGTGGGACCAAAAATCAGTCAGGTAGTGTCATTCCCAAAACTTTTCCAGGTCATTCTCTTACCTTTTCAAGATCGGAGACAAAGTCATCTGCCTCTTCAACTCATGTATCAAAGCCTCGAACTTGGCATCGTACAGGTAATCCCCCTATTTCTCTACCTAGAATCAATTCAGTAGGAACAATTCCTTCCAAAAGACCAATTCTTGAAAGGAAAGGGAACTTTCAAAATACCTCATATGTGCGTAAAGGAAACAGTCTTGTAAGGAAACCTACTCCAGTTTCTGCTCTACCTCAAATCTCCTCTGTTAATCAGTCATCTTCTTTGGGCTTTGATGACGTATCAAAAGGTACTAAATCTGAAAGCAGGGTTGATTTGACAAATCAACCAATGTACCTGAGAGCAGGAGCAACATATTCTCAGCAGAGGCAGAGAACACCTCCACTACCAATTAACACCAAATCCGAGGAAAATACATCTTCCTCACTGGTAGAACCTCCTTCTGGTGGTTCCTGTGAAAATGTATCAGATCCTACGtcatttatagaaattaataataatgtacGGAACTCTTCTGAAGACACACTGAAGCATTATGAAATTCCTGAAAACCAACCTGTTCCATTGGACAACGGGGAGAGTCAAGTTGAAGCAAACAATGGCAATCCTCTTTCTTTGAATACGAAGAGAATAGTATATATAAAGCCCAAAACGAATCAATTGGTTGCAACATCAAATTCTTGTGATGTTTCTGTCCCCGCTGATGACAATGGTCAAACTGCCTTCTCTGATGCCTACTACAAGAGAAGAAAAAATCAATTGGTTAGGACTACATTTGAAAGCCACAACAACCAGACTGCTATAGTGCCTAATGGCAAGGCAAATTCTGATGGACAAGGAACTAGTAATGCTCTTTGCAATAGGAGGTTTAGTAAGAAGCGGTTAAATAAGG TTGGCAGGAGTTCATGCAAACGTTCAAGAGCCTCACTAGTGTGGACACTCTGTAGCAAAAGTTCTTCTGAAAATGACAGGAACTCACGGCATTATCAAAAGGTTTTGCCTCAATTGTTTCCATGGAAAAGAGCAACATTTGCTTCAAGTTTCAATAGCAGTTCCGTATCTGCAATCAG CAAAAAATTGCTTCAATTGAGAAAGAGGGATACTGTTTACACTAGGTCAAAACATGGGTTTTCACTTTGGAAATCCAGAGTTTTAGGTGTTGGCGGGTGTAGTTTAAAATGGTCCAAATCCATTGAGAAGAACTCAAAGCAAGCTAATGAG GAAGCTACACTTGCTGTTGCCGCAgtagagaagaagaagagagagcaGAAAAATGCGGTTTGCATCAGTTCTCAGTCAAAGA TGGTTGACTGTGCAGGAGAGCGTATATTTCGTTTTGGCTCAGTTCGTTACAGAATGGATCCCTCCAGGAGGACACTTCAGAGGATTTCAG TCGATGAATCCCAGTCCTCGGCATCTACCAGTTCAGGTTTGGCTTCCAAAAGTGCTTACATTCCAAGGAGATTAGTGATTGGAAGTGATGA CATTTGCAGATACGTACGAATTGGAAATGGTAACCAGCTTATCAGAGACCCAAAAAAACGAACTCGAAAATTGGCAAATGAAAAAGTTAGATGGAGCTTGCACACTGCCAGACAGCGGTTGGCTCGAAAGCAGTATTGTCAGTTTTTTACCAGATTTGGGAAATGTAAAAAGGATGGAGGGAAGTGTCCTTATATTCATGATCCTTCAAAAATTGCTGTCTGTACTAAGTTCCTGAATGGTTTATGTTCTACTCCCAACTGCAAATTAACGCACCAG GTTATTCCAGAGAGAATGCCAGATTGTTCTTATTTTTTGCAAG GCTTATGCTCAAACAGTAATTGTCCATATAGACATGTCAATGTGAACCCCAATGCATCTATTTGTGAAGGATTTCTCAGGGGTTATTGTGCTGATGGGAATGAGGTATTAACCAATCAA TGTCGGAAGAAGCACAGCTATGTGTGTCCTACTTTTGAAGCAACAGGTACCTGTACTGAAGGAGCCAAATGCAAACTTCATCACCCaaaaaaacagaggaagggaaagaaaaggaagagatCTGGAGATCAGAACAACACTAGAGGGCGCTATTTTGGTTCTATTCCTGCTGATGTTTCTGAATCTGGGTTGATGGTGGCTCCAAAGCGACATAAACAAAGTGAAATTGAAGAGGAATTGTCTGATTACATCAGCCTTGATGTTGTCAGTGAAGAAGTCGCAGACACTGATGATCTATCATTTGATCCAGCAGTGTTCTGCGAGAATGATTCCTTGGATGATTTTGATGAACTTATTAAACCAGTTCTTCtattgaaaagaaagttcacaTCACAATCACCTAACTCCCATATCCTCGAAGCAAGTGCCGGAGACGTCGGTCGTTTGTAA